Proteins found in one Pseudodesulfovibrio sp. JC047 genomic segment:
- the infC gene encoding translation initiation factor IF-3, with protein MAFRGNYRRDQRKDEVRRNDRIRIPKVRVVDEDGEQLGVLATRDALERAREKGLDLVEVAPNADPPVCKIMDYGKFKYQQQKKLQEAKKKQTVIKIKEVKFRPKTDEHDYQTKLKKIVKFLAAGDRCKVTIFFRGREIVHKDRGLMMLDRVVEDTQDIAKVESKPMSEGRTMTMMLAPVKK; from the coding sequence ATAGCTTTTCGGGGTAACTACCGCCGCGACCAGCGGAAAGACGAGGTCCGGCGAAACGACAGAATTCGTATCCCTAAGGTACGAGTTGTGGATGAAGACGGTGAGCAGTTGGGCGTACTGGCAACTCGCGACGCTTTAGAACGCGCTCGTGAAAAAGGGCTTGATCTGGTGGAGGTCGCGCCGAACGCCGATCCGCCTGTCTGCAAGATCATGGATTATGGTAAATTCAAGTACCAGCAACAGAAAAAGTTGCAGGAAGCGAAGAAGAAACAGACCGTAATCAAGATCAAGGAAGTCAAGTTCCGGCCCAAAACCGATGAGCACGATTACCAGACCAAGCTCAAAAAAATTGTTAAATTCCTTGCTGCAGGTGATCGCTGTAAAGTGACCATTTTCTTCCGGGGACGGGAGATCGTCCACAAGGACCGCGGGCTGATGATGCTTGACCGGGTTGTGGAGGATACGCAGGATATCGCTAAAGTCGAGAGCAAGCCCATGTCAGAAGGACGGACCATGACAATGATGCTTGCTCCCGTGAAAAAATAG